The nucleotide window AGGAACTTCTTCGGTGCGCCTGCGGGATGTTAAAGCCGGGCGGCATGCTGCTGTATTCCACTTGTACCTTTGCGGCGAAAGAGGATGAAGATAATATTGAATGGATTCGGAAGGAAATTCCGGAGCTGGAGCCGGTGCCGATACCGCCAAAGTATGGATTTGTCCGGGGAAGCGACGGCGCATCCATTCGTTTGTTTCCCTGGAGGCTTTCCGGAGAAGGGCATTTCCTTTCCCTGCTTCGTAAAAAAGGCCGCCCGGAATTTGATTCCCGAGAGACTCGGAAGATTCGCTCAGACGATATGGAAAAGAACAACCGGGATTTTCTGAAAAAGAGAGAAGAGCTTGCCGGGTTTTTAGAGCTCGTTCACCGTCCGATTGAAAAAGAAGGGTATTTCTGGGAACGGGAGGGGCAGGTCTATCTGCTCCCCGTACCAAAGGAGGAACTTCCGCCCATACGTTTTCTTCGCACCGGTCTTCTTTTGGGCACGCTTAAGAAAAAACGCTTTGAGCCATCCCAGGCTCTGGCCATGTATCTGAAAAAAGAAGAGTTTGAAAACGGCGTAGATTTTCCGTCGGAGGATCCAAGGACAGTGAAATACTTAAAAGGTGAGACGGTGGAAGCGGATAATGCAGTTACATGGGGGAAAGACGGATGGTGCCTCGTCTGTACCGACGGATATCCTCTCGGTTTTGCAAAGCGGAGCCGGATGACTCTTAAAAATAAGTATTATCCAGGA belongs to Qiania dongpingensis and includes:
- a CDS encoding RsmB/NOP family class I SAM-dependent RNA methyltransferase; its protein translation is MNPEKKSIELPEKYLEEMRRLLGETELKAYLTCMEEETFRGIRLNPLKVAEDGIAGVLSSADARTEEPVPWSDSLGYYYEETGTPARHPYYYGGLYYLQEPSAMAPGAILPVEPGDRVMDLCAAPGGKSTQLGARLAGSGFLLSNDISASRANGLLKNLERFGIGNILVSSEEPKRLLRNFPEYFDKILVDAPCSGEGMFRREPSMIRSWMEKGPEHYSPIQKELLRCACGMLKPGGMLLYSTCTFAAKEDEDNIEWIRKEIPELEPVPIPPKYGFVRGSDGASIRLFPWRLSGEGHFLSLLRKKGRPEFDSRETRKIRSDDMEKNNRDFLKKREELAGFLELVHRPIEKEGYFWEREGQVYLLPVPKEELPPIRFLRTGLLLGTLKKKRFEPSQALAMYLKKEEFENGVDFPSEDPRTVKYLKGETVEADNAVTWGKDGWCLVCTDGYPLGFAKRSRMTLKNKYYPGWRWQ